The genomic segment CATGCTGAGGGGGTGAGCAACGACGAGTTCCGGGCCGCTCTCGCGCGGCTGGCCGCAGGCGTGGTGCTGGTCACCGCCGAGGAGCCGACCGACGACGAGGGCGAGCGCGGCGAAGAGGCCGGGATGACCGCGACGGCGTTCCTGTCCGTCTCGCTCGACCCGCCGCTGGTGCTGGTGAGCCTGCGCAACGACTCCCGCATGGACGACCTGCTGGCCGAGCAGCCGCTCTGGGCGGTCTCCGTCCTCGCGGCGGAGCAGCGGCAGATCGCGTCCCGGTTCTCGATGAAGGGCCGGATCAGCGACCGGCTGCTCTTCGCGGACGTCCCGCACACGCGCGGCGAGGTCTCCGGGGCGCCGCTGGTGAACGGCGCGCTGGCCACCCTGGAATGCCGGACCGAGCAGCGGGTCCCGGCGGGCGACCACACCCTGGTGATCGGCCGGGTGCTCACCGCGCACGTACCGACGACGGCGGACGGCGGCGAGCCGCTGCTCTACTTCAAGGGGAACTACCGGACGCTGGGCTGAGGGGGCCGGGGAGTCGGGGGCCGGGTCACCAGTCGCGGCCGGAGCGGCCCCGCTTGGTGTCGCTCCGCTGCTTCTTCTCCCGCAGGCGTCGTTCGTTGATGCCGCGCGGGATCTTGCGCTTCCGGCGGGGCGCGGGCGGCGGCGCCGTCGCCTCCGCGAGCAGCGCCGCGAGCCGCACGGCGGCCGTCTCGCGGTTGCGCCACTGGGAGCGGTGCTCGGAGGCGCGTACGGACACGACGCCGTCGGTCAGCCGGCCGGCCAGCCGTTCCAGCGCGCGCTCCTTCCAGACCTCGGGCAGC from the Streptomyces sp. NBC_01335 genome contains:
- the arfB gene encoding alternative ribosome rescue aminoacyl-tRNA hydrolase ArfB, which translates into the protein MSGPYVIRGAVSLPEAELMWRFSRSSGPGGQHVNTSDTQVELRFDLAATEALPEVWKERALERLAGRLTDGVVSVRASEHRSQWRNRETAAVRLAALLAEATAPPPAPRRKRKIPRGINERRLREKKQRSDTKRGRSGRDW
- a CDS encoding flavin reductase family protein: MSNDEFRAALARLAAGVVLVTAEEPTDDEGERGEEAGMTATAFLSVSLDPPLVLVSLRNDSRMDDLLAEQPLWAVSVLAAEQRQIASRFSMKGRISDRLLFADVPHTRGEVSGAPLVNGALATLECRTEQRVPAGDHTLVIGRVLTAHVPTTADGGEPLLYFKGNYRTLG